A part of Gracilimonas sediminicola genomic DNA contains:
- a CDS encoding anthranilate synthase component I family protein, with amino-acid sequence MKKAELYISALVRRSRDAGDVILLESQMPGHPASTKSYLAMQPSAWIKARGSEIEVWDGESVQAFKGDPWDYLSRFKKEHNEWLFGYLGYDLKNNVENLQSDNKELINAPDLYFMVPGTLIEIDAAGKVKFVKGELNEALRKGLEPGEISITPKRQISESEYIRKVEQAKKDIYEGRYYEINLSHPLEFEIKGDSWDLYEAMKAAGPVPFGGYANIVGLSICCSSPERFLARTANRVWSQPIKGTASRKAGDKALLDVEKLRQSEKERAENLMIVDLVRNDLSRVAETQSVKVSNLFEIQSFETVHQMVSTVECTVPVHTDSIEIIKSCFPMGSMTGAPKIASMKAIEKYEDYKRGIYSGAMGYIRPNGDFDFNVVIRTAISEGDKLVYPVGGAITSDSDPKAEWEETLIKARAITNIFENFEEAE; translated from the coding sequence ATGAAAAAAGCAGAACTATACATATCGGCTTTAGTGCGCAGATCACGAGATGCGGGGGATGTCATTCTGCTTGAATCTCAAATGCCCGGTCACCCGGCAAGCACGAAAAGCTATCTGGCGATGCAGCCTTCGGCATGGATTAAAGCCCGTGGTAGCGAGATCGAGGTATGGGACGGGGAGTCGGTACAAGCGTTTAAAGGCGATCCCTGGGATTATCTGAGCCGGTTCAAAAAAGAGCATAACGAATGGTTGTTTGGCTATCTGGGATATGATCTAAAAAACAATGTTGAGAACCTGCAGTCCGATAATAAAGAGCTGATAAACGCACCTGATTTATACTTCATGGTTCCCGGGACCTTAATTGAGATTGATGCAGCCGGCAAGGTAAAATTTGTGAAGGGCGAGCTGAATGAGGCATTGCGAAAAGGCTTAGAGCCCGGAGAAATATCCATCACCCCAAAAAGACAGATTTCAGAATCTGAATATATCAGGAAGGTAGAGCAGGCAAAGAAAGACATTTATGAAGGCAGGTATTATGAAATAAACTTGTCTCACCCCCTGGAATTTGAAATAAAAGGCGATAGCTGGGATTTGTATGAAGCCATGAAAGCAGCAGGCCCGGTTCCTTTTGGTGGCTATGCAAATATCGTAGGCCTTTCAATTTGTTGTTCATCTCCTGAGCGATTCTTAGCCAGGACAGCTAATCGTGTTTGGTCACAACCTATAAAAGGAACTGCATCACGGAAAGCCGGAGACAAGGCACTGCTTGATGTCGAAAAACTTCGCCAATCAGAGAAAGAGAGGGCGGAAAACCTGATGATTGTTGACCTGGTGAGAAATGATCTCAGTCGGGTGGCGGAAACCCAAAGCGTGAAGGTATCAAATTTGTTTGAAATCCAGAGCTTTGAGACGGTGCATCAAATGGTTTCAACGGTTGAGTGTACCGTGCCCGTTCACACCGATAGCATCGAGATTATAAAAAGTTGCTTTCCTATGGGATCCATGACGGGAGCGCCAAAGATTGCTTCCATGAAGGCCATCGAGAAGTACGAAGATTACAAACGCGGAATCTATTCCGGGGCCATGGGTTATATAAGGCCAAACGGGGATTTTGATTTTAATGTGGTCATCAGAACGGCTATTTCGGAGGGTGATAAGCTGGTTTATCCGGTGGGAGGGGCAATCACCAGCGACTCGGACCCAAAGGCGGAGTGGGAGGAGACGCTGATAAAAGCCCGGGCGATTACAAATATTTTCGAGAATTTCGAAGAAGCTGAATGA
- a CDS encoding quinone-dependent dihydroorotate dehydrogenase: MIYKKLLKPLLFKTDAEKAHDWALSIASKTNNSPLLQTLAASLYNETRTELEQELFGLTFPNPIGLAAGFDKNGTTPRAMQALGFGFVEVGSITAQPSDGNPRPRAFRLPKDHSLINRMGLNNEGADAITKRLSSLNLDIPLGVNIAKTNDASIHGDAALQDYLYSYEKAQPVADYITINISCPNTGEGKTFEDPEALRDLLATLEPGKEGQKPSLVKFTVDIERESLENLVGICEDFGVAGYVATNTSSVRDQLATGEDVLNRIGNGGLSGRAIQQRSTQVVQWLAEITQNEKPIIGVGGIDSPRAAIEKIEAGASLIQIYTGLVYEGPGLVKRIKRQL, encoded by the coding sequence ATGATTTACAAAAAGCTTCTCAAACCCCTTTTATTTAAAACAGATGCGGAAAAAGCTCACGACTGGGCCCTCTCTATTGCATCCAAAACCAATAACTCGCCACTGCTGCAAACACTGGCAGCAAGCCTGTATAACGAAACCCGCACGGAGTTAGAACAGGAATTGTTTGGCCTCACGTTTCCCAACCCGATTGGCCTGGCAGCCGGTTTTGATAAAAACGGGACAACTCCCAGGGCAATGCAAGCTCTTGGTTTCGGCTTTGTGGAAGTAGGCAGCATCACCGCCCAACCATCTGACGGAAATCCAAGACCGCGCGCCTTCAGGCTTCCCAAAGATCACTCCTTAATCAACCGGATGGGATTGAATAACGAAGGAGCTGATGCTATCACCAAACGACTTTCTTCACTGAATTTGGATATTCCCCTGGGCGTGAATATTGCCAAAACAAACGATGCTTCCATTCATGGTGATGCTGCCCTGCAGGATTATTTATACAGCTACGAAAAGGCACAACCGGTTGCCGATTACATAACCATCAACATCTCGTGCCCCAATACCGGGGAGGGAAAAACTTTTGAAGACCCGGAAGCGCTCAGAGATTTACTCGCTACCCTTGAGCCCGGAAAAGAAGGGCAAAAGCCATCTTTAGTCAAGTTTACGGTAGATATCGAAAGAGAAAGCCTGGAAAATCTGGTCGGGATTTGTGAGGATTTTGGAGTGGCCGGTTATGTGGCTACCAATACTTCTTCCGTTAGGGATCAATTAGCAACCGGTGAAGATGTGTTGAATAGAATCGGCAATGGCGGATTAAGCGGAAGGGCGATTCAGCAAAGAAGTACACAAGTTGTACAGTGGCTGGCTGAGATCACCCAAAATGAGAAGCCGATTATTGGCGTTGGTGGAATTGACAGCCCGCGTGCAGCCATCGAGAAAATAGAAGCCGGAGCTTCCCTGATTCAGATTTATACCGGACTGGTTTATGAAGGCCCGGGATTGGTTAAAAGGATTAAAAGACAGCTTTAA
- a CDS encoding tetratricopeptide repeat protein, with the protein MMMRRLLFISFVLILLTGCKTSFQSKWKNFNAYYNTYYNAQKSYQSGLQKNLDQQREYNPLQPIRIHPKPVNAGASDFDKAIQKGADVLRRYEETKWVDDAIGLIGKSYYFRQEYFSADQKFKELFVTTENPDMQQKSILWQGRVLLDMELYNEGIAFLSEQLTLLEGEWNEGYRAEAKALLAQHHVKMENWQVAANVLSEALPNLEKKEYREKGYFLLGQVYERLGNPEAAFDAYNKVQNHYVEYRIQYLSQRKKAEVARALGRNEVAFQIFDDMVRDDKNLEYKAELDFELARTEHERNNYKRAEKLYNNVLHNNLRQPTPDIAARAYYGLAEIYRFSYDNFEEAAAYYDSAAQKNVAAEKLPEDFQAKELAESFGNYARFKSEIALQDSLLRLGRLSPEAFDSVLVELRKKKIAELERLKEQQEQQQNQLVTVNRNEDESDATNNMSNGFLNSNNPVVQENVRQQFYAIWGDRPLADNWRVESMIDYSAISNEADGAVAGSGAASNQQQVNVKIDLSAIPFTPQEQDSVQELIASYQYQLGNLFFLSLNSPDSATYYFQKAIENPSKVNINTVSLYSLSELYSIQENEDEARYYARRLIEEYPETEYARRVSEKFGIPLTLGEKENTKSPFEVYNEINSEDSLSHLEKASRLKQLSLNNSTHRIAPKALYEAIQSYMMAGKDNPDYRSKISDWVERNDVWEQKRAAFQMEKDSAEATLNDTTITEDMRQDLQSLVDSSLTKPVFTESFPYEGAMWDSARTAADTFLEIFTDSDYVGKVNRIKEELAVPVVKEEIQPAEQPEIIAEEETSPAEGYTSCESIGAELTVRGGMQSFLSNLTIPKDIEVNELTYLFRVNRRGVVDEFTLETENAPAELVSAFEQGIESGLSFEPVMSEGQAVSVECKVTFPVNN; encoded by the coding sequence ATGATGATGCGCAGACTCCTTTTTATTTCTTTTGTTTTGATTCTATTGACAGGGTGTAAAACCTCGTTCCAATCAAAATGGAAGAATTTCAACGCTTATTATAACACCTATTACAATGCCCAGAAGAGTTACCAGTCGGGGCTTCAAAAAAACCTGGATCAGCAGCGCGAGTATAATCCGCTTCAGCCCATCCGGATTCACCCCAAACCGGTAAATGCAGGAGCTTCGGATTTTGATAAAGCCATTCAGAAAGGAGCCGATGTACTTCGACGCTACGAAGAAACGAAATGGGTGGACGATGCCATCGGCTTAATCGGTAAGTCGTATTATTTCAGGCAGGAATATTTCTCGGCAGATCAGAAGTTTAAAGAGTTGTTCGTGACTACCGAGAACCCTGATATGCAGCAAAAATCTATTTTATGGCAGGGAAGAGTATTGCTGGATATGGAGCTGTACAATGAAGGGATCGCCTTTCTATCTGAACAGCTGACACTTCTTGAGGGGGAATGGAATGAAGGCTACCGTGCGGAAGCAAAGGCTTTGCTTGCCCAACATCACGTTAAGATGGAAAATTGGCAGGTGGCGGCAAACGTACTTTCGGAAGCTCTTCCAAACCTTGAAAAGAAAGAATACCGGGAGAAAGGATACTTTTTACTTGGGCAGGTTTACGAACGCTTAGGTAATCCCGAAGCTGCTTTTGATGCGTATAACAAAGTTCAGAATCATTATGTGGAATACCGGATCCAGTATTTGTCTCAGCGCAAAAAAGCGGAAGTGGCCCGCGCACTTGGTCGCAATGAAGTAGCCTTTCAGATTTTTGACGACATGGTTCGGGATGATAAGAATCTTGAATACAAGGCTGAGCTCGATTTCGAACTGGCCAGAACAGAGCACGAACGCAATAATTACAAACGTGCGGAAAAGCTGTACAACAACGTGCTTCATAATAACCTTCGTCAGCCGACCCCGGATATTGCTGCCCGGGCTTATTATGGCCTGGCCGAGATTTACCGTTTTTCCTATGATAATTTTGAAGAAGCCGCTGCATACTATGATTCTGCAGCTCAGAAGAATGTAGCCGCCGAAAAACTTCCAGAAGACTTTCAGGCAAAAGAGCTGGCAGAATCTTTTGGTAACTATGCCCGGTTCAAATCTGAAATAGCTCTGCAGGATAGCCTTCTTCGTCTGGGACGCCTTTCTCCGGAAGCCTTCGACTCTGTGTTAGTGGAACTGCGGAAGAAGAAAATAGCCGAGTTGGAACGGCTGAAAGAGCAGCAGGAACAACAGCAAAACCAACTGGTGACGGTAAACAGAAATGAGGATGAATCGGACGCTACCAATAACATGAGTAATGGATTTCTGAATTCTAATAACCCGGTTGTTCAGGAAAATGTACGTCAGCAATTTTATGCTATTTGGGGCGACCGGCCTTTAGCTGATAACTGGCGGGTTGAAAGCATGATTGATTATTCAGCCATCTCGAATGAGGCCGATGGTGCAGTGGCAGGCTCCGGTGCGGCATCAAACCAACAGCAGGTTAATGTAAAGATTGATTTGAGTGCGATTCCTTTTACACCACAGGAGCAGGATTCGGTACAGGAACTTATTGCATCCTATCAGTATCAATTGGGAAACTTGTTTTTTCTGTCGTTAAACTCACCTGACAGTGCCACCTATTATTTCCAGAAGGCCATTGAGAATCCTTCTAAAGTGAACATCAATACGGTTTCTCTGTACTCACTCTCCGAGCTTTATTCTATTCAGGAAAACGAAGACGAGGCTCGTTATTATGCCCGCCGACTTATCGAAGAATATCCTGAAACGGAATATGCCCGCCGGGTATCTGAGAAATTTGGAATCCCGTTAACACTCGGGGAAAAGGAAAACACAAAAAGTCCTTTCGAAGTGTATAACGAAATCAACTCGGAAGACTCGCTATCACACCTTGAAAAGGCGAGCCGGTTAAAACAGTTATCGCTCAATAATTCAACACACCGGATTGCCCCCAAGGCACTTTATGAGGCTATTCAGTCTTATATGATGGCCGGAAAAGATAATCCGGACTACCGTTCAAAAATTTCTGATTGGGTTGAACGGAATGATGTATGGGAGCAAAAAAGAGCCGCCTTTCAAATGGAGAAGGATTCAGCTGAGGCCACGCTAAACGACACCACCATCACCGAAGACATGCGTCAGGATTTGCAGTCTTTGGTAGACTCAAGCTTAACCAAACCCGTGTTTACCGAATCTTTTCCTTATGAAGGAGCGATGTGGGACAGCGCCCGTACAGCAGCCGACACCTTTTTAGAAATATTTACAGATTCTGACTATGTGGGAAAGGTGAACAGAATAAAGGAAGAACTTGCCGTGCCGGTTGTTAAAGAAGAGATACAACCGGCAGAGCAACCTGAAATTATAGCTGAAGAGGAGACATCACCGGCCGAAGGTTATACGAGTTGTGAAAGTATCGGGGCAGAGCTAACGGTAAGGGGTGGGATGCAGTCGTTCCTGAGTAATCTAACCATCCCGAAAGACATCGAGGTTAATGAGTTAACCTACTTATTTCGGGTGAATAGGCGTGGTGTTGTGGATGAGTTTACACTGGAGACCGAAAATGCGCCCGCTGAGCTCGTTTCAGCCTTTGAGCAGGGGATTGAGTCAGGATTAAGTTTTGAGCCGGTTATGAGCGAAGGACAGGCTGTTTCGGTAGAGTGTAAGGTTACATTCCCGGTCAATAATTGA